The Solanum lycopersicum chromosome 9, SLM_r2.1 genome window below encodes:
- the LOC101248604 gene encoding uncharacterized protein isoform X1 produces MNSNLKMAGNEEERVQIRASLKAQSCFNNYPKWKEKLRENCYTRVREDRSRLLWKLRFANNQPHQDLVKSSLEDIVSDEIQKFKHSYQSETFDNSKFFLALDDSIWEYDGLHETYQGDCEEMLLEMQRIFYEDLRMEETKEQVSNETWEDEEDEYLACAVYEHMNLNEKAGKEVWCPICKQGELKEDCHHIYCSPCGLRLNRDDEVNLEVLRNRLDEAHSDHLDQGCRLKPKFCVENRFDLTALYITCQGCSMFEVVM; encoded by the exons ATGAATAGCAATCTAAAAATGGCAGGAAACGAAGAAGAGAGAGTCCAAATTCGGGCTTCTCTTAAAGCTCAGAGTTGCTTCAATAATTATCCGAAATGGaaagaaaag CTGAGAGAAAATTGTTACACAAGGGTCAGAGAAGATCGAAGCCGCCTTCTTTGGAAATTAAGGTTCGCCAACAATCAGCCACATCAG GATCTCGTCAAGTCATCTCTAGAGGACATAGTTTCTGACGAAATACAGAAATTTAAGCACTCATATCAGAGTGAGACTTTTGATAATTCTAAATTCTTCCTCGCACTGGATGATTCTATATGGGAATATGATGGCCTTCATGAAACTTATCAAGGTGATTGTGAGGAAATGCTGCTCGAAATGCAGAGGATTTTCTATGAAGATCTCAGGATGGAAGAAACAAAAG AGCAAGTTTCAAATGAAACTTGGGAGGATGAAGAAGATGAGTATTTGGCTTGTGCAGTGTACGAGCACATGAACCTCAATGAGAAG GCTGGCAAGGAGGTTTGGTGTCCCATCTGCAAGCAAGGAGAGTTGAAAGAGGACTGTCATCATATCTATTGCTCTCCTTGTGGACTCAGGCTCAACAGAGATGATGAG GTCAATCTAGAGGTGTTACGAAATAGGTTGGATGAAGCTCATTCAGACCATCTCGATCAAGGATGCAGGTTAAAACCAAAATTCTGCGTTGAAAATAGATTTGATCTGACTGCTCTGTACATAACCTGTC
- the LOC101248604 gene encoding uncharacterized protein isoform X2, with protein MNSNLKMAGNEEERVQIRASLKAQSCFNNYPKWKEKLRENCYTRVREDRSRLLWKLRFANNQPHQDLVKSSLEDIVSDEIQKFKHSYQSDCEEMLLEMQRIFYEDLRMEETKEQVSNETWEDEEDEYLACAVYEHMNLNEKAGKEVWCPICKQGELKEDCHHIYCSPCGLRLNRDDEVNLEVLRNRLDEAHSDHLDQGCRLKPKFCVENRFDLTALYITCQGCSMFEVVM; from the exons ATGAATAGCAATCTAAAAATGGCAGGAAACGAAGAAGAGAGAGTCCAAATTCGGGCTTCTCTTAAAGCTCAGAGTTGCTTCAATAATTATCCGAAATGGaaagaaaag CTGAGAGAAAATTGTTACACAAGGGTCAGAGAAGATCGAAGCCGCCTTCTTTGGAAATTAAGGTTCGCCAACAATCAGCCACATCAG GATCTCGTCAAGTCATCTCTAGAGGACATAGTTTCTGACGAAATACAGAAATTTAAGCACTCATATCAGA GTGATTGTGAGGAAATGCTGCTCGAAATGCAGAGGATTTTCTATGAAGATCTCAGGATGGAAGAAACAAAAG AGCAAGTTTCAAATGAAACTTGGGAGGATGAAGAAGATGAGTATTTGGCTTGTGCAGTGTACGAGCACATGAACCTCAATGAGAAG GCTGGCAAGGAGGTTTGGTGTCCCATCTGCAAGCAAGGAGAGTTGAAAGAGGACTGTCATCATATCTATTGCTCTCCTTGTGGACTCAGGCTCAACAGAGATGATGAG GTCAATCTAGAGGTGTTACGAAATAGGTTGGATGAAGCTCATTCAGACCATCTCGATCAAGGATGCAGGTTAAAACCAAAATTCTGCGTTGAAAATAGATTTGATCTGACTGCTCTGTACATAACCTGTC